A region of Veillonellaceae bacterium DNA encodes the following proteins:
- a CDS encoding PLP-dependent aminotransferase family protein, which produces MAIHFSEVLSKMKGSDLGPLLALTAQPDIISFAGGLPAPRTFPLKELTEVAVKVREEDGAGAMQYGPSLGFMGLRQAIADRMNRMYCPMGMDKVDPKNIMITTGSQQGLDITGRVFIDKDDVVLIESPSYLGAIGAFALEQPKFVEVPTDDQGMIPEELDKILATTDKVKFIYVIPNYQNPTGICWSLERRQKFMEVVTKYEIPVFEDNPYGDLRFEGEEIAPLVSMDPKHLVIYSGTFSKTLAPGMRLAWLVCNDEILAKMDLVKGSTDLSTPCVTQREVAMYMANYDFEGHIKENCKLYAHRRDVMCDAIKKYFPSDVKSTYPHGGLFLWVELPEGCDARDLFKYAIERKVAYVPGDSFFPASGKRNYFRLNFSYNDDDVIEDGVKRLADALKAYLADKK; this is translated from the coding sequence ATGGCTATTCACTTTTCTGAAGTACTGTCTAAGATGAAAGGCTCCGACCTTGGTCCATTGCTGGCTCTTACCGCTCAGCCGGACATTATTTCGTTTGCCGGCGGTCTCCCGGCTCCGAGAACATTTCCTCTGAAAGAATTGACTGAAGTTGCAGTCAAAGTCAGAGAAGAAGACGGCGCCGGCGCTATGCAGTACGGTCCGTCCCTCGGTTTCATGGGACTCCGTCAGGCTATTGCCGACCGCATGAACCGCATGTATTGTCCGATGGGCATGGATAAAGTCGATCCGAAGAACATCATGATCACCACTGGATCCCAGCAGGGTCTTGATATCACCGGACGCGTATTCATCGACAAGGACGACGTCGTCCTCATTGAAAGCCCGTCCTATCTTGGCGCTATCGGTGCATTCGCTCTCGAACAGCCGAAATTCGTCGAAGTTCCGACCGATGATCAGGGCATGATCCCGGAAGAACTGGACAAGATTCTTGCTACAACCGACAAAGTCAAATTCATCTATGTCATCCCGAACTACCAGAACCCGACCGGTATCTGCTGGTCCCTGGAACGTCGCCAGAAATTCATGGAAGTCGTTACCAAGTATGAAATCCCGGTATTCGAAGACAACCCGTACGGCGACCTGCGTTTTGAAGGCGAAGAAATCGCTCCGCTCGTTTCCATGGATCCGAAGCACCTCGTCATCTATTCCGGCACCTTCTCCAAGACACTGGCTCCTGGCATGAGACTGGCATGGCTCGTATGCAACGATGAAATCCTTGCAAAGATGGACCTCGTCAAAGGCTCCACCGACCTTTCCACACCATGCGTCACCCAGCGTGAAGTTGCCATGTACATGGCAAACTATGACTTCGAAGGCCATATCAAAGAAAACTGCAAGCTGTACGCTCACCGCCGCGACGTCATGTGCGACGCTATCAAGAAGTACTTCCCGTCCGATGTGAAGTCCACCTATCCGCATGGCGGCCTCTTCCTCTGGGTAGAACTTCCGGAAGGCTGCGATGCACGCGACCTCTTCAAGTATGCTATCGAAAGAAAAGTCGCTTACGTACCGGGCGACTCCTTCTTCCCGGCATCCGGCAAGAGAAACTACTTCCGCCTGAACTTCTCCTACAATGACGACGATGTCATCGAAGACGGCGTAAAGAGACTCGCTGATGCACTTAAAGCTTACTTGGCTGACAAGAAATAA